In one Paramisgurnus dabryanus chromosome 21, PD_genome_1.1, whole genome shotgun sequence genomic region, the following are encoded:
- the LOC135765019 gene encoding SPRY domain-containing SOCS box protein 2 produces MGLTLCRWLSDGHHRKKTSSSSSSSSFHSFSVTPPIRLAVLLDTPPVPPGHPRSQWSQTHLSPNLKTCSSGGCVSRDRVEQSSDGVRAAVGVVTGLHIWEVLWETQHRGSHALLGVSTQKCPLQTSGYTALIGGDSSSWGWQLSTNRLCHDGKEAGQYPKGGATEVLRVPDRILLVVDADAGTLGYVVDNCFLGIAFTDLPKGSELFPAVSCVWGGAKICLRYLCGMTHDPPALQTLSRFSVRQHLRMNRIHVAFPPAVRRLLLNTTDETL; encoded by the exons ATGGGTCTTACACTGTGCCGTTGGCTGAGTGATGGCCATCATAGAAAgaaaacatcatcatcatcatcatcatcgtccTTTCATTCTTTTTCTGTAACTCCACCCATTCGTCTAGCTGTACTTTTAGACACGCCCCCCGTTCCCCCCGGACACCCACGATCACAATGGAGCCAGACTCACCTATCGCCTAATCTAAAGACATGTTCTTCGGGTGGATGTGTGTCCCGTGACCGAGTGGAACAGAGCAGCGACGGAGTTCGTGCCGCAGTCGGTGTTGTGACGGGGCTACATATATGGGAGGTGCTGTGGGAGACGCAACACAGGGGAAGCCACGCCCTCTTAGGTGTGTCCACACAAAAATGTCCTCTGCAGACCTCTGGCTACACTGCGCTAATAGGTGGCGACTCCTCTTCCTGGGGATGGCAGCTCTCGACCAATCGGCTTTGTCACGATGGGAAAGAAGCGGGGCAGTACCCTAAGGGCGGAGCCACGGAAGTCTTACGTGTTCCGGATCGCATACTGCTGGTTGTGGATGCAGACGCAGGGACCCTGGGATACGTGGTGGATAACTGCTTTTTGGGCATCGCCTTCACGGACCTCCCTAAAGGGTCAGAGCTTTTCCCTGCGGTTAGCTGTGTTTGGGGAGGAGCCAAAATCTGCTTACGCTACCTGTGCGGCATGACGC ATGATCCGCCCGCTCTTCAGACTCTGAGTCGTTTCTCTGTTCGTCAGCATCTCAGGATGAACAGGATTCATGTGGCATTTCCACCTGCTGTACGACGCCTCCTATTAAACACAACAGATGAGACTCTATGA
- the cntrob gene encoding centrobin, with product MARFQARNLREMHGREMSVSRGNDDDDDDDDDDDDALSDVEPLPASTLHQSSLLTRSWPSSPLSALSSSREVTARLYSSLQHSRKQEVKGHTAARMTAATPPLLSHGLEETQEAGFTADSSSCGVICSGPQEAGSEVESEGDGLSQEMDLHLEKRNGSAQITSGRRHIEEMENVRTHLQSILRSKPTAAHRLEFRAPVSQHLLNDSHDSDSTSHLLSAMSLDELFPRYSRLVDTTSSVSELQMLRESLERERSQRKLCEQQVSSLQNKVLQVQQQFTLAVAADRKKDIMIEQLDKMLVKVVEGWRRHDHDRSEEMKLLQEEKQKAEQTLHKLRENLSCVEETLKKEQKHNQELQDTNTQLEQQVSELRVCVDNLQRSEQKLNSDVKKEKEKLLTLQTESHNKHTLLEKHNEELQRQITQNTQELERERSQMKQEVIVREEAQSRAQQLLKDLEETRRDRDSLRLDRVVEQTRFESLKSQMEAEFRLSMEQKLNDQLSVIQEENRVHNTQLREQHRKQLLDLSARHERDLSSQLDEFRTQLQEKDIKLQHLTHYYQNKLSEMQEELVSMAALKKRLETQREELVSRLQGMMRSHWAEALQLLTNQEQMESVFLPSKISGSLQDTAKSETHLPVTQAVVLNLSRERESERETHSQAQFHSDVWNCSNSFTPLEPVLDNTHLTALSDCSALWVRPAIAEERENSAERKMKEPNATQLNQNQDLNPNHSRCHQNQSKVDQIRDANQRQRLSHAFTESRSNHSSSSDSGLSRGVASVVLYGSQSEKAPPIKEEAPLSKMNVSSSNEDRQSELQYYVSKLLERSPGEPVEEPIREQRVADVTHQLYTTQQLQDSFSRSVKGGVTTVQSNLEHKSDEQTELTVSSQRGAPRVVQSRRTVGHRGGAQRVWR from the exons ATGGCGCGTTTTCAAGCGCGGAATCTGCGCGAGATGCACGGACG TGAGATGTCAGTGAGCAGAGggaatgatgatgatgatgatgatgatgatgatgatgatgatgcacTCAGTGATGTTGAGCCTCTTCCAGCATCAACTCTTCATCAGTCTTCTCTTCTTACTCGCTCATGGCCGTCTTCTCCTCTGTCAGCACTGTCCTCATCTCGTGAGGTCACCGCCCGCCTCTACAGTTCACTGCAGCATAGCCGAAAGCAGGAGGTCAAAGGTCACACTGCTGCCAG AATGACGGCAGCCACGCCCCCTCTTCTCTCCCATGGGCTGGAAGAGACACAGGAGGCGGGCTTCACTGCAGACTCCTCCTCCTGTGGAGTAATTTGCTCTGGACCACAGGAGGCGGGGTCAGAGGTGGAGTCAGAGGGTGATGGCCTGTCACAAGAAATGGACCTTCATCTGGAGAAAAGAAACGGATCAGCGCAGATAACG agTGGCAGGAGGCATATAGAGGAAATGGAGAATGTGAGGACACATTTACAATCTATACTGAGATCCAAACCAACAGCTGCACACAGACTCG AGTTTAGGGCTCCTGTGTCCCAGCACCTCCTGAATGATTCACATGACAGCGACTCCACCTCACACCTGCTCAG TGCCATGTCTCTGGATGAGTTGTTTCCTCGATATTCTCGACTTGTGGACACAACCTCCAGTGTGTCAGAGTTGCAGATGTTGAGAGAGAGTCTGGAGAGAGAGCGATCACAGCGTAAG TTGTGTGAGCAGCAGGTGTCGTCTCTTCAGAATAAAGTTCTTCAGGTTCAGCAACAGTTTACACTCGCTGTGGCTGCTGATCGCAAGAAAGACATCATGATTGAACAACTTGACAAg atgcTGGTAAAAGTGGTGGAGGGCTGGAGGAGACATGATCATGACCGAAGTGAGGAGATGAAACTCCTGCAGGAGGAGAAGCAGAAAGCAGAGCAAACACTTCATAAACTGAGAGAG AATCTCTCTTGTGTGGAAGAAACTCTCAAGAAAGAACAAAAACACAACCAAGAGCTGCAGGACACCAACACACAACTG gagcagcaggtgtcagagCTGCGAGTGTGTGTAGATAATCTCCAGCGCTCAGAGCAGAAACTCAACAGTGATgtgaagaaagagaaagagaaactcCTGACACTCCAAACTGAGTcccacaacaaacacacacttctGGAAAAACACAATGAAGAACTCCAGAGACAGatcacacaaaacacacaagagctggagagagagaga tctcagatgaaacaggaagtgattGTGCGTGAAGAAGCCCAGAGCAGAGCACAGCAACTACTGAAAGATCTGGAGGAGACCAGACGAGACCGAGACAGTCTGAGATTGGACCGAGTCGTCGAGCAG aCACGATTTGAGTCACTAAAGTCACAGATGGAGGCGGAGTTTCGATTGTCAATGGAGCAGAAACTCAATGATCAACTGTCAGTCATACAGGAGGAGAACAGAGTACACAACACACAACTGAGAGAACAACACAG gaAGCAGCTGTTGGATCTGAGTGCGAGACACGAGCGAGATCTATCGTCACAGCTGGATGAGTTCAGAACACAGTTACAGGAGAAAGACATCAAACTACAACATCTTACACATTATTACCAGAACAA gcTGTCAGAGATGCAGGAGGAGTTGGTTTCCATGGCAGCATTAAAAAAGAGGCTTGAGACGCAGAGGGAGGAGCTTGTGTCTCGGCTTCAGGGAATGATGCGCTCTCATTGGGCAGAGGCTTTACAGCTGTTGACCAATCAGGAGCAG ATGGAGAGTGTGTTTCTACCTTCTAAAATCAGCGGTTCTCTGCAAGATACAGCAAAAAGTGAAACACACCTGCCAG TTACACAGGCCGTAGTTTTGAATCTgtccagagagagagagagcgagcgagagacaCATAGTCAAGCACAGTTTCATTCTGATGTGTGGAACTGCAGTAATTCATTTACACCTCTGGAACCTGTGCTGGACAACACTCATCTCACAG CTCTCAGTGACTGCAGTGCATTGTGGGTCAGACCTGCGATTGCAGAAGAAAGAGAGAACAGCGCAGAGAGAAAGATGAAAGAGCCCAACGCAACCCAACTGAACCAAAACCAGGATCTTAACCCGAATCACAGCCGGTGTCATCAAAATCAAAGCAAAGTCGATCAGATCCGAGATGCAAATCAAAGGCAGAGATTGAGCCACGCCTTCACAGAGTCACGGTCCAATCACAGCTCTAGCTCAGATAGTGGGCTGAGCAGAGGAGTTGCTTCTGTAGTGTTGTACGGTAGTCAATCAGAGAAGGCTCCACCCATCAAAGAGGAAGCCCCGCTCAGCAAGATGAACGTTTCCTCTTCTAATGAAGACAGACAGAGTGAGCTGCAGTATTATGTATCAAAg TTACTGGAGCGTTCCCCTGGAGAACCAGTAGAGGAACCAATCAGAGAGCAGCGGGTAGCTGATGTCACTCACCAACTATACACTACACAACAATTGCAGGATAGTTTCAGCAG gTCTGTTAAAGGTGGGGTTACCACAGTACAATCAAACCTGGAGCACAAATCAGATGAGCAGACGGAG TTGACTGTGTCATCTCAGCGTGGTGCTCCTCGTGTGGTCCAGAGCAGAAGAACTGTAGGACACAGAGGCGGAGCTCAGCGAGTCTGGAGATGA
- the eif4e2rs1 gene encoding eukaryotic translation initiation factor 4E family member 2 related sequence 1, protein MNQFEHLKEEDSGDHEEIKDHNEIDGGSLNNNNNNIRRKTISPGAGEHPLQYNYTFWYSRRTPSRPANTQSYEQNIRQMGTVASVEQFWKFYSHLVRPGDLTGHSDFHLFKEGIKPMWEDEANKNGGKWIIRLRKGLASRFWENIILAMLGEQFMVGEEICGVVVSIRFQEDILSIWNKTANDQVTTSRIRDTLRRVLNLPPNTIMEYKTHNDSLKDNSSFRNTKITL, encoded by the exons ATGAATCAGTTTGAACA TTTAAAAGAAGAAGACTCTGGTGACCACGAGGAGATTAAGGACCATAATGAAATTGATGGAGGATCattaaacaacaataataacaaCATCAGACGTAAG ACGATTAGTCCAGGTGCGGGTGAACATCCTCTGCAGTATAACTACACCTTCTGGTACTCTCGCCGCACACCCAGCAGACCTGCAAACACACAGAGCTACGAGCAGAACATCAGACAAATGGGAACAGTGGCATCG GTGGAACAGTTCTGGAAGTTTTACAGTCATCTTGTTCGACCTGGGGACCTGACGGGTCACAGTGACTTTCACCTCTTTAAAgagggaatcaaacccatgtgggag GACGAGGCAAATAAAAATGGCGGCAAGTGGATTATTCGCTTGCGGAAAGGTCTGGCATCCCGATTCTGGGAGAACATCATCCTGGCCATGCTGGGGGAACAGTTCATGGTGGGGGAAGAGATCTGTGGGGTGGTGGTGTCCATCCGATTTCAG GAGGATATTCTGTCGATTTGGAATAAAACGGCCAATGATCAAGTTACCACATCACGAATAAGAGACACGTTGCGGCGTGTGCTGAACCTGCCGCCCAACACCATCATGGAGTACAAGACGCACAACGATAGCCTCAA ggaTAATTCCAGCTTCCGTAATACGAAGATCACCTTGTAA